Proteins co-encoded in one Pseudorhizobium banfieldiae genomic window:
- a CDS encoding alpha-2-macroglobulin family protein, giving the protein MSKRAIVDFSAFVFTIILALAAPLQAAERRLEITPDGDYFGFDLRTVQNVSQAQCEAACIGDKACKAFTYNVRAQWCFLKSDFDQLNSFPGAVAGKIVEADAEPDIGAPTRLGFLSDDLLREAREYKSDLALGDNQQGYGAEELKAIAQNELLAGNLDNALYNFKGALSLMPEDGALWTETSRAAGTAVGNYAMASEAVLTAINGYQLSRTAQARADALAVLAAALERQQNYRPALTAYRESLALVRSQTVQAAYDDLRERQGFRVVGNTIDSDSASPRACVQFSEPLLKATDYAPFVVVDGRAPAALEASDNQICVEGLTHGQKLALSLRRGLPSSVDEDLQQQVDLELYVKDRSPAVRFTGDAFVLPSTARRGIPIVSVNTDQAELKLYRVGDRNLVSLMTNSQFLTQMDGYSASRIEQESGELVWEGSIEMGQDLNKEVVTSFPVDEALPARKPGVYMLIAEAANAPSQEWNSKATQWFVVSDIGLSTYAGTDGLHVFTRSLASAKPLQGIELQLLAKNNDVLGTATTDADGRAVFTAGLIRGTAATAPAMVTARKGDSDYVFLDMTRAGFDLSDRGVTGRPAPGAIDLMLWTERGIYRPGETVHASALARDVDANAIERLPLTFVFLRPDGVEDRREVREGELGGYALGLPLLETAMRGTWTMQVFTDPKGSPMAEKSFLVDDFVPDRIEFDITSTASEVDPGSAVPVAIDGRYLYGAPASGLSLEGEVVLRPTREREAYPGYQFGLTDEEASETLRLPLEGLPDVDDDGKATVDVSVEEAPATTQLVVADIVIRMQEAGGRAVERKLTLPVKPDGARIGIKPEFTGDLPENAVANFHLIGINPDGQRLPLQGLGWKLLKVEQEYQWYREGSAWRFEPVTRTSQVSDGRVDLEQEGARISMPVTWGRYRLEVEGSEIGAASGVEFDAGWFVSATSTETPDALEIALDKQSYAVGDTARLKIASRHAGELLVVAGSEELISVQTESLAAGGGEVEIPVTADWGAGAYVTATLFRPGDSQESRMPMRAIGVTWLKVDPQDRDLEIGLDVPDQTLPRQPLDISLQVAGAGVGEDAYVTVAAVDVGILNLTRYEPPAPDDWYFGQRRLGMEIRDIYGRLIDGSLGATGRIRTGGDGGSMALQGEPPTEKLVAFFSGPTRVDGEGRANVSFDIPQFNGTARVMAVAWSRSGVGHAVKDVVIRDPVVVTASLPRFLAPGDEADLRLDFANTDGAPGQYELAIDTNDAISVGETQQSLTLDAGGRTDLTIPFTGLEPGDGQVTLRLSNAAGLSLEQVLHLPVRPATLPMTERRVIALAPGNSLTVSGDLLADSILPGASVSLNVSRSSAFDIPALMMSLDRYPYGCTEQTTSRALPLLYLSELAARNGLTENGEVKQRVQDAIRRILSNQSSSGSFGLWGPGGGDLWLDAYVTDFLSRAREQGYDVAERAMVQALENLQNTLSYTNNVRDQGNEIAYSLYVLARNRKAAISDLRYYADTMLGDFPTPLAKAHIAASLALYGDAQRSRSIFADALGMAEQSQLQQVSLVRSDYGSSLRDGAAVLALAAESRPVPPIVPALADVVARDWEQKSYTSTQEQAWMLLAARALQTGDEDIDLEVNGASHAGTLMTRMAGEAVLDHPLTVTNNGDEALSATVTTVAAPASPLAAGGEGFVIDRSYYTLDGEPANVSHARQNERYVAVLTITETNDWPSRILVQDLLPAGFEIDNPSLVDSAQFANFDWIDEVEPAHTEFRNDRYVAAFNRNTGDNRDITLAYVVRAVTPGTYDHPAAQVEDMYRPQFSARTAAGRMEVLAAR; this is encoded by the coding sequence ATGTCTAAGCGCGCAATAGTCGATTTCTCTGCATTTGTCTTCACCATTATTCTTGCTCTGGCAGCGCCTCTCCAGGCGGCGGAGCGGCGCCTGGAGATTACGCCGGACGGGGATTATTTCGGCTTCGACCTCCGCACGGTCCAGAACGTCTCGCAAGCCCAGTGCGAGGCGGCCTGCATCGGCGACAAGGCCTGCAAGGCGTTCACCTACAATGTCAGGGCGCAGTGGTGCTTCCTCAAGTCGGACTTCGACCAACTCAACAGCTTTCCGGGGGCAGTCGCCGGCAAGATCGTCGAGGCGGATGCAGAGCCCGATATCGGCGCTCCGACCCGGCTTGGCTTCCTGTCCGACGATCTGTTGCGCGAGGCGCGTGAATACAAGTCCGATCTTGCGCTGGGGGACAATCAGCAGGGCTATGGGGCGGAAGAACTGAAGGCTATCGCCCAGAACGAGCTTCTCGCCGGCAATCTCGACAACGCGCTCTATAACTTCAAAGGCGCCTTATCTCTTATGCCAGAAGACGGTGCTCTCTGGACGGAAACGTCGCGGGCGGCGGGGACGGCAGTCGGCAACTACGCCATGGCCAGCGAGGCGGTGCTGACCGCGATCAACGGCTACCAGCTCAGCAGGACGGCGCAGGCCCGTGCGGACGCGTTGGCCGTACTTGCCGCCGCACTCGAACGGCAGCAGAACTACCGCCCGGCCCTTACTGCCTACAGGGAGAGCCTGGCGCTGGTGCGATCGCAGACGGTTCAGGCTGCCTATGATGACCTCCGTGAACGGCAGGGGTTCCGGGTGGTCGGCAATACCATCGATTCCGACAGCGCCAGCCCGCGTGCTTGCGTTCAATTCTCAGAACCGCTCCTGAAGGCAACCGACTATGCGCCGTTCGTCGTCGTCGATGGCAGGGCTCCGGCGGCTCTGGAAGCAAGCGACAATCAGATCTGTGTCGAGGGCCTGACCCACGGGCAGAAGCTCGCGCTCTCGCTCCGCCGCGGCCTGCCGTCCTCCGTGGACGAGGACCTGCAGCAGCAGGTTGATCTTGAGCTTTACGTGAAGGACCGTTCGCCGGCTGTCCGCTTCACCGGCGACGCCTTCGTCCTGCCGTCCACTGCCCGGCGCGGCATCCCGATCGTCTCGGTCAACACGGACCAGGCGGAACTCAAGCTCTACCGTGTCGGCGATCGAAACCTCGTGTCGCTGATGACCAATTCGCAATTCCTTACCCAGATGGACGGTTACAGCGCCTCCCGGATTGAGCAGGAAAGCGGAGAGCTCGTCTGGGAGGGCTCGATCGAGATGGGTCAGGATCTCAACAAGGAGGTCGTCACCAGCTTCCCCGTGGATGAGGCGCTACCGGCGCGCAAGCCCGGCGTCTATATGCTGATCGCGGAAGCGGCCAATGCTCCGAGCCAGGAATGGAACAGCAAGGCGACCCAATGGTTTGTCGTTTCCGACATCGGGCTTTCTACCTATGCCGGAACCGACGGCCTTCATGTCTTTACCCGATCGCTGGCATCCGCAAAGCCGTTGCAGGGCATCGAGCTCCAGTTGCTGGCCAAGAATAACGACGTGCTCGGAACCGCGACGACCGATGCGGATGGCCGCGCCGTCTTCACCGCGGGGCTGATCCGCGGGACGGCGGCAACGGCGCCAGCGATGGTCACTGCGCGGAAGGGGGATTCGGACTATGTCTTCCTCGACATGACGCGAGCCGGCTTCGACCTCTCCGATCGCGGCGTCACCGGAAGACCGGCCCCGGGTGCTATCGATCTCATGCTCTGGACAGAGCGCGGCATCTATCGACCGGGCGAGACCGTCCATGCATCGGCGCTTGCCCGGGATGTCGATGCCAATGCCATAGAACGACTGCCGCTGACCTTCGTCTTCCTGCGCCCCGATGGGGTAGAGGACCGGCGGGAGGTCAGGGAGGGCGAACTGGGCGGCTATGCGCTCGGCCTGCCGCTGCTGGAAACGGCCATGCGCGGCACCTGGACGATGCAGGTCTTCACCGATCCCAAGGGCTCGCCGATGGCCGAGAAATCCTTTCTTGTCGATGATTTCGTTCCGGATCGGATCGAGTTCGATATCACCAGTACCGCAAGTGAAGTGGATCCGGGGAGCGCGGTGCCTGTCGCGATCGACGGCCGCTACCTCTACGGCGCACCGGCTTCAGGGCTTTCGCTCGAGGGAGAGGTCGTGCTGAGACCAACCCGCGAACGGGAAGCCTATCCGGGATACCAGTTCGGACTGACCGACGAGGAGGCGAGCGAAACCCTTCGCTTGCCTCTCGAGGGGCTTCCCGACGTGGATGACGACGGGAAGGCGACTGTCGATGTCTCTGTCGAGGAAGCTCCGGCGACAACGCAGCTCGTTGTGGCCGATATCGTCATTCGCATGCAGGAGGCCGGAGGTCGGGCAGTCGAGCGGAAACTGACCTTGCCGGTCAAGCCGGATGGTGCGCGGATCGGCATAAAGCCCGAGTTTACTGGTGACCTTCCCGAAAATGCAGTCGCCAACTTTCATCTGATCGGCATTAATCCGGATGGTCAGCGACTTCCGCTCCAGGGACTTGGCTGGAAACTGCTGAAGGTGGAGCAGGAATACCAATGGTATCGGGAGGGATCTGCCTGGCGCTTTGAGCCCGTCACCCGCACCAGCCAGGTCTCCGACGGTCGGGTGGACCTGGAACAAGAAGGCGCTCGGATCTCCATGCCTGTTACGTGGGGACGCTATCGGCTGGAGGTGGAAGGCAGCGAAATCGGCGCTGCCTCGGGTGTGGAGTTCGACGCGGGCTGGTTCGTCTCGGCAACATCGACCGAGACTCCGGACGCTCTCGAGATCGCGCTCGACAAGCAAAGCTATGCGGTGGGAGATACCGCCAGACTCAAGATCGCGTCCCGCCATGCCGGGGAGTTGCTCGTCGTCGCAGGGTCGGAAGAACTCATCTCCGTGCAGACAGAGAGCTTGGCAGCAGGCGGGGGCGAGGTGGAGATTCCCGTTACCGCCGATTGGGGTGCCGGTGCCTATGTGACGGCAACCCTGTTCCGCCCTGGCGACAGTCAGGAGAGCCGGATGCCGATGCGCGCGATCGGGGTCACCTGGCTGAAGGTCGATCCACAGGATCGCGACCTGGAGATCGGCCTCGATGTGCCCGACCAGACGCTGCCGCGGCAGCCCCTCGACATCTCGCTCCAGGTTGCCGGCGCCGGTGTCGGCGAGGATGCCTATGTCACGGTGGCAGCCGTGGATGTCGGCATCCTCAACCTGACCCGCTACGAACCGCCTGCTCCCGATGACTGGTATTTTGGCCAGCGCCGGCTGGGAATGGAGATTCGCGACATCTACGGTCGGCTCATCGATGGATCGCTCGGTGCCACGGGCCGTATCCGGACAGGAGGCGATGGTGGCAGCATGGCCCTGCAGGGCGAACCACCGACCGAGAAACTGGTGGCATTCTTCTCCGGGCCGACCCGCGTGGATGGAGAGGGCAGAGCGAATGTCTCGTTCGACATTCCCCAATTCAACGGGACCGCGCGGGTCATGGCGGTTGCCTGGTCCAGGAGTGGCGTGGGTCATGCCGTCAAGGATGTCGTCATTCGCGATCCGGTGGTCGTGACCGCTAGCCTGCCTCGCTTCCTGGCGCCGGGCGACGAGGCAGACCTGAGGCTTGATTTCGCAAACACGGACGGCGCGCCTGGCCAGTACGAACTTGCCATCGACACCAATGATGCGATTTCCGTGGGCGAGACCCAACAGAGCCTCACGCTGGACGCAGGCGGAAGGACGGACCTCACCATTCCTTTCACCGGTCTGGAGCCGGGAGACGGGCAGGTGACCCTTCGGCTGAGCAATGCCGCAGGCTTGTCGCTCGAGCAGGTTCTTCACCTGCCGGTCAGGCCTGCGACGCTGCCGATGACCGAGCGCCGAGTGATCGCGCTGGCACCCGGAAACAGCCTGACCGTGAGCGGTGACCTTCTGGCGGACAGCATCCTCCCGGGCGCTTCCGTCAGCCTCAATGTCAGCCGCTCGAGCGCATTCGACATCCCGGCCCTCATGATGAGCCTTGACCGCTATCCGTATGGCTGCACCGAGCAGACGACGAGCCGTGCCTTGCCGCTTCTCTACCTGAGCGAACTGGCAGCCCGGAATGGCTTGACCGAGAACGGCGAGGTGAAGCAACGGGTGCAGGATGCGATCCGCCGCATCCTCTCCAACCAGTCGTCGTCCGGCAGCTTCGGCCTCTGGGGGCCGGGAGGCGGCGATCTCTGGCTGGATGCCTACGTCACCGATTTCCTCTCCCGAGCAAGAGAGCAGGGCTATGACGTGGCGGAGCGGGCGATGGTTCAGGCCTTGGAAAACCTGCAGAACACTCTTTCCTACACCAACAACGTCCGCGACCAGGGCAACGAGATCGCCTATTCGCTTTACGTCCTCGCACGAAACCGCAAGGCCGCGATCAGCGACCTTCGCTATTACGCCGACACCATGCTCGGCGACTTCCCCACACCGCTCGCCAAGGCGCATATTGCGGCATCGCTGGCTCTGTACGGGGATGCGCAGCGGTCCCGGTCGATCTTTGCCGATGCGCTGGGAATGGCGGAGCAGTCGCAGCTCCAGCAGGTGAGCCTGGTCCGGTCGGATTACGGCTCCTCACTGCGGGACGGTGCGGCGGTGCTGGCTCTTGCCGCGGAAAGCAGGCCTGTTCCGCCAATCGTCCCGGCGCTTGCGGACGTCGTCGCACGGGATTGGGAACAGAAGAGCTACACGAGTACCCAAGAGCAAGCCTGGATGCTGCTTGCCGCCCGCGCCTTGCAGACAGGGGACGAGGACATCGACCTCGAAGTGAACGGCGCGTCGCATGCCGGGACATTGATGACGCGCATGGCAGGCGAGGCGGTGCTCGATCACCCGCTGACCGTGACCAACAATGGCGACGAGGCGCTTTCGGCCACCGTTACCACGGTCGCGGCTCCAGCCAGTCCGCTCGCCGCCGGTGGGGAGGGCTTCGTCATCGACCGGAGCTATTACACACTGGACGGTGAACCGGCGAATGTCTCCCACGCGCGACAGAACGAGCGTTATGTTGCGGTACTGACCATCACGGAGACCAATGACTGGCCATCGCGGATCCTGGTGCAGGACCTGCTCCCTGCGGGATTCGAGATCGACAATCCCAGCCTTGTGGACAGCGCGCAGTTCGCGAACTTCGACTGGATCGACGAGGTCGAGCCGGCGCATACGGAGTTCCGCAACGACCGGTATGTCGCGGCCTTCAATCGCAACACAGGCGACAATCGTGATATCACGCTCGCCTATGTCGTTCGTGCCGTGACTCCCGGTACCTATGATCACCCCGCCGCGCAGGTCGAGGACATGTATCGCCCGCAATTCTCCGCCCGCACAGCTGCGGGGCGAATGGAGGTTTTGGCGGCCCGGTGA
- a CDS encoding acetyl-CoA acetyltransferase has translation MTTAQIVGWAHSKFGKSEAPTTRALMAEVINPALAHAGIEAKGVDGIFVGVFNNGFTKQDFQGALVAMAADGFTHTPAARMENACATGSAAIYSALDFIGSGRGRVALVVGAEKMTSLPTKETGDVLLGASFREEEADIEGGFAGLFGRIANNYFQRYGDRSEELAMIAAKNHANGMANPYAHMQRDFSFDFCNTVSDKNPYVAAPLRRTDCSLVSDGAAALVLAHPDVAEGMQRAVAFRARTHVNDILAMSRRDPIAFDGARLAWQKSLSEAGLTLDDLDFVETHDCFTIAELIEYEAMGLAKPGEGYKVVREGLAAKGGKLPVNPSGGLKSKGHPVGATGVSMHVMAAMQLCGEAGDMQLPNAGKAGVFNMGGAAVANYVSILERVT, from the coding sequence ATGACGACAGCACAGATCGTCGGCTGGGCACACTCAAAGTTCGGGAAATCCGAAGCGCCCACCACGCGAGCACTCATGGCGGAAGTGATCAACCCGGCGCTCGCTCATGCGGGCATCGAGGCCAAGGGCGTTGATGGCATCTTTGTCGGCGTCTTCAACAACGGCTTTACCAAGCAGGATTTTCAGGGTGCGCTTGTCGCCATGGCTGCAGATGGCTTCACCCATACGCCGGCAGCCAGGATGGAGAATGCCTGTGCGACCGGATCGGCGGCGATCTATTCGGCGCTGGATTTCATCGGATCGGGGCGAGGCCGCGTTGCGCTGGTCGTCGGCGCGGAGAAGATGACCTCCTTGCCGACCAAGGAGACGGGCGACGTGCTTCTGGGCGCGTCATTCCGTGAGGAGGAAGCAGATATCGAAGGCGGTTTTGCCGGACTCTTCGGACGGATCGCGAACAACTATTTCCAGCGATACGGCGACCGTTCGGAAGAGTTGGCGATGATTGCCGCCAAGAACCATGCAAATGGCATGGCCAACCCCTATGCTCACATGCAGAGGGACTTCTCCTTCGACTTCTGCAACACGGTCTCCGACAAGAATCCCTATGTCGCGGCACCGCTTCGACGGACCGACTGCTCCCTCGTTTCGGACGGAGCGGCGGCCCTGGTGCTCGCCCACCCCGACGTCGCAGAAGGAATGCAGCGCGCCGTTGCCTTCCGCGCCCGAACGCATGTCAACGACATCCTCGCCATGTCGCGCCGCGATCCCATTGCGTTCGACGGTGCGCGCCTTGCCTGGCAAAAGTCCCTTTCGGAGGCGGGGCTGACGCTGGATGATCTCGATTTCGTCGAGACTCATGACTGCTTCACAATTGCTGAGCTGATCGAATATGAGGCCATGGGATTGGCTAAGCCTGGCGAGGGCTACAAGGTCGTCCGCGAGGGACTGGCCGCAAAGGGCGGGAAGCTGCCGGTCAATCCTTCTGGCGGCTTGAAATCGAAGGGGCATCCGGTAGGTGCCACCGGGGTCTCCATGCATGTCATGGCGGCGATGCAGCTCTGCGGCGAGGCCGGCGACATGCAACTGCCGAATGCCGGGAAGGCTGGGGTCTTCAACATGGGTGGCGCGGCCGTCGCCAACTATGTCTCAATTCTCGAACGGGTAACGTAA
- the secD gene encoding protein translocase subunit SecD yields MRNSPWVVATYAFIIFIGILVALPNVLSQSALDRLPSWLPHDRVSLGLDLRGGSHLVLEVDRADLVNERLQNLLQDSRRVLRDNGIDVAGVRRSGDAITVTLRDPAQRGAAVDQLETLANPVGLGTAVGQTDLSIRTPADNTITLAYTEAGITSHGSAAVEQSLEIIRQRVDQVGVAEPTIQRVGDDRVLVQLPGEQDPSRLRQLLGSTAKMSFHLLGNQGEPGVTMLADDQGQQFPVLDRVELSGDRLTDARAAFDQQTNEPVVNFRFDTAGASRFAQITQANVGRPFAIVLDNKVLSAPVIRQPITGGSGQISGGFSVEEANTLAALLRAGALPAKLTVIEERTVGADLGSDAIEMGIFTGFIGFGLVVAFLLLLYGGWGLIANIALFINIILTFAALTLLGATLTLPGIAGIVLGIGIAVDANVLINERIKEESRKGRSAFAAIDAGFQRAYSTIVDSNVTTLIATVLLFWFGSGPVRGFAITMGLGIIISMFTAVAIVRIAMIWATGRMKLKKIEIKPLLPINLIPDGTQIRFMKARFFGIGVSLFLSVASIILFFTPGLNYGVDFKGGIQMEVATEGPADLAAFRSGLGELGLGEVALQEFGSSNHILVRVERQPGGEEAQTTAVEQLRATVTQIDATAKVERTEVVGPKVSDELATAGILSVVLAALAMLIYIWVRFEWPFAVGAIATLILDVTKTIGFFAITGLDFNLTAIAAVLTLVGYSVNDKVVVYDRMRENMRLYKKMPLRELIDRSINETLARSLYTSATTFLAMIPMAIWGGSAVSSFAIPMVFGIVIATSSSVFIAAPILLFLGDWRTRRAKAAAEVAEDTALEDSERPKQA; encoded by the coding sequence ATGAGAAATTCTCCCTGGGTGGTGGCGACTTACGCCTTCATCATCTTCATCGGCATCTTGGTTGCCTTGCCGAACGTACTTTCCCAGAGCGCTCTCGATCGCCTGCCCTCGTGGCTGCCGCATGACCGCGTCTCGCTTGGGCTCGACCTTCGCGGCGGCTCGCACCTTGTGCTGGAAGTGGATCGCGCAGACCTCGTCAACGAACGACTCCAGAACCTGCTGCAGGACAGCCGCCGGGTGCTTCGCGACAACGGGATCGACGTGGCTGGGGTGCGTCGCAGTGGAGACGCCATCACCGTGACGCTGCGCGACCCCGCGCAACGCGGAGCCGCCGTCGACCAGCTGGAAACCCTTGCCAATCCCGTGGGCCTCGGTACCGCGGTGGGGCAGACGGACCTGAGCATCCGGACTCCGGCCGACAACACCATCACGCTCGCCTACACCGAAGCCGGCATCACGTCGCACGGCAGTGCGGCTGTCGAGCAGAGCCTCGAGATCATCCGCCAGCGCGTCGATCAGGTGGGCGTGGCAGAGCCGACCATCCAGCGGGTAGGCGACGACCGGGTCCTGGTCCAGCTGCCCGGGGAGCAGGATCCTTCGCGGCTGCGGCAGTTGCTCGGCTCCACTGCCAAGATGAGCTTCCATCTGCTGGGCAATCAGGGCGAACCGGGCGTTACCATGCTGGCCGATGACCAGGGCCAGCAATTCCCGGTTCTCGACCGGGTGGAACTGTCCGGCGATCGTCTGACCGATGCACGCGCTGCCTTCGACCAGCAGACCAACGAGCCTGTCGTCAACTTCCGCTTCGACACCGCCGGCGCAAGCCGCTTCGCACAGATCACGCAGGCCAATGTTGGGCGGCCGTTCGCAATCGTCCTCGACAATAAGGTGCTGAGCGCACCCGTCATCCGCCAGCCGATTACCGGTGGCTCGGGACAAATTTCCGGCGGCTTCTCCGTCGAGGAGGCCAACACGCTTGCCGCGCTGCTTCGCGCAGGTGCGCTGCCGGCAAAGCTCACCGTCATTGAAGAGCGCACCGTTGGCGCCGACCTGGGGTCCGATGCCATCGAGATGGGGATCTTCACCGGCTTCATCGGCTTCGGCCTCGTGGTTGCCTTCCTGCTGCTGCTCTATGGCGGCTGGGGACTGATCGCCAATATTGCCCTCTTCATCAATATCATCCTGACGTTTGCGGCGCTGACGCTGCTCGGGGCGACGCTTACCCTGCCTGGTATAGCGGGTATCGTCCTCGGCATCGGTATCGCCGTTGATGCGAACGTTCTCATCAACGAGCGCATCAAAGAGGAAAGCCGGAAGGGCCGCAGTGCATTCGCCGCGATCGACGCCGGCTTCCAGCGTGCCTACTCGACCATCGTCGACAGTAACGTTACGACGCTGATTGCAACGGTCCTGCTGTTCTGGTTCGGCTCCGGACCGGTTCGCGGCTTCGCGATCACCATGGGCCTCGGCATCATCATCTCGATGTTCACCGCAGTTGCGATCGTTCGCATCGCGATGATCTGGGCGACCGGCCGGATGAAGCTCAAGAAGATCGAGATCAAGCCGCTTCTGCCCATCAACCTGATCCCGGACGGCACGCAGATCCGGTTCATGAAGGCGCGTTTCTTCGGGATTGGTGTCTCGCTCTTCCTTTCCGTCGCGTCGATCATCCTGTTCTTCACACCCGGGCTCAACTACGGCGTGGACTTCAAGGGCGGGATCCAGATGGAGGTTGCGACCGAAGGTCCGGCTGACCTTGCTGCCTTCCGCAGCGGTCTGGGTGAGCTCGGGCTCGGCGAGGTGGCGCTTCAGGAATTTGGTAGCTCCAATCACATTCTCGTTCGTGTCGAGCGGCAGCCGGGCGGCGAGGAGGCACAGACCACCGCAGTCGAGCAGTTGCGTGCAACGGTGACGCAGATCGACGCGACCGCCAAGGTGGAGCGGACAGAAGTGGTCGGGCCGAAGGTCAGCGACGAATTGGCAACGGCAGGCATTCTCTCCGTCGTGCTGGCGGCACTGGCGATGCTCATCTACATCTGGGTGCGCTTCGAGTGGCCATTCGCCGTGGGCGCGATAGCCACGTTGATCCTCGACGTCACCAAGACTATCGGCTTCTTCGCCATTACCGGGCTCGATTTCAACCTGACGGCAATCGCCGCAGTACTCACCCTCGTCGGCTATTCGGTCAACGACAAGGTGGTGGTCTACGACCGGATGCGCGAAAACATGCGTCTCTACAAGAAGATGCCACTCCGCGAATTGATCGACCGATCGATCAACGAGACATTGGCACGAAGCCTCTACACATCCGCCACGACCTTCCTGGCGATGATCCCGATGGCGATCTGGGGCGGCAGCGCCGTTTCGAGCTTTGCCATTCCAATGGTCTTCGGCATCGTCATCGCGACATCGTCCTCTGTCTTCATTGCGGCGCCGATCCTGCTCTTCCTCGGAGACTGGCGCACCCGCCGCGCCAAGGCAGCCGCGGAGGTTGCTGAGGACACGGCGCTGGAGGACAGTGAACGGCCAAAGCAAGCCTGA
- a CDS encoding YqaA family protein, producing MQSEAILVGLILSGDYSTAAVVAVASIGNTLGAVVNWALGRGIERFRNRRWFPASPEKLEKARNWYHRYGKWSLLLSWLPIGGDAITVIAGVLREPLPTFLLLVFIGKGARYLVLAAATHGLL from the coding sequence ATGCAGTCGGAGGCGATTCTGGTCGGGCTGATCCTGTCCGGCGACTATTCCACGGCGGCCGTCGTCGCCGTGGCATCGATTGGCAACACCTTGGGAGCGGTGGTCAACTGGGCGCTCGGGCGCGGTATCGAGCGGTTCCGTAACCGCCGCTGGTTTCCGGCATCACCTGAGAAACTCGAAAAGGCGCGTAACTGGTACCACCGCTACGGAAAGTGGTCGCTCCTGTTGAGCTGGCTTCCGATCGGGGGCGACGCAATTACGGTCATTGCCGGCGTCCTTCGGGAGCCGCTGCCAACCTTCCTGCTGCTGGTCTTCATCGGCAAGGGGGCGCGCTACCTCGTATTGGCTGCCGCGACCCACGGGCTCCTCTGA
- a CDS encoding iron-containing alcohol dehydrogenase — MEPFVFATTARIVFRPGAASDLGRTIEGRCGSRVLLVTDAGLRRLGLCDAALQSLSEAGVSATVFDAVEADPSLATVLKAVQTGQAAGVTGVVGFGGGSSLDVAKIAALLLGSGEDIDEAWGVGNAKGPRMPLVLVPTTAGTGSEVTPVSIITVEADEKRGVSSPILLPDIAVLDPDLTLGLPPAITAATGIDAMVHAIEAYASLNANNNPLSKMLARQALQLLGANIERAVLDGAGRQARGAMLLGSMLAGQAFANSPVAAVHALAYPIGGRFHVPHGLSNALVLPHVMRFNAPQAEKAYSDIAPDAFPHLAGERDMQVRCRAFIDCLEGLSARLALPQRLRDVGIGEEHLPAMAADAMKQTRLLVNNPRPVGEPDALAIYKAAW; from the coding sequence ATGGAACCGTTCGTCTTCGCTACAACTGCCCGGATCGTCTTTCGGCCCGGCGCCGCGAGCGATCTTGGCAGGACTATCGAAGGACGCTGCGGCTCTCGCGTTCTGCTCGTGACGGACGCGGGCCTGCGCAGGCTGGGCCTATGCGATGCAGCCCTGCAGTCCCTGTCGGAAGCTGGTGTCTCGGCGACGGTGTTCGATGCGGTGGAGGCCGATCCTTCGCTCGCCACGGTGCTGAAGGCGGTGCAAACCGGTCAGGCAGCCGGTGTCACCGGCGTGGTCGGCTTCGGCGGCGGCTCTTCGCTCGACGTCGCGAAGATTGCAGCCCTGTTGCTCGGCTCCGGCGAGGACATAGATGAAGCCTGGGGTGTAGGGAACGCGAAGGGGCCGCGCATGCCGCTCGTTCTGGTGCCAACCACTGCCGGCACGGGATCGGAAGTGACGCCGGTTTCCATCATCACCGTTGAGGCTGACGAAAAGCGGGGCGTATCCTCACCGATCCTGCTGCCGGACATCGCCGTTCTTGATCCGGATCTGACACTTGGCCTTCCGCCAGCGATCACGGCCGCCACCGGCATCGACGCCATGGTGCATGCTATCGAAGCGTACGCCTCGCTTAACGCAAATAACAACCCCTTGTCGAAGATGCTGGCGCGACAGGCGCTGCAGTTGCTGGGCGCCAACATCGAACGTGCGGTCCTGGATGGCGCGGGTCGGCAAGCACGGGGTGCCATGCTGCTTGGCTCAATGCTGGCGGGTCAGGCTTTCGCCAACTCGCCCGTCGCCGCCGTTCATGCACTCGCCTATCCGATCGGCGGCAGATTTCACGTTCCGCACGGGCTTTCGAACGCACTCGTCCTTCCGCATGTAATGCGCTTCAACGCACCTCAGGCAGAGAAGGCCTATTCGGACATCGCTCCCGACGCCTTTCCGCACCTCGCCGGGGAACGGGATATGCAGGTCCGCTGCAGAGCATTCATCGATTGTCTCGAGGGGCTCTCTGCGCGCCTCGCCCTGCCACAGCGTCTGCGTGATGTCGGTATCGGTGAGGAACATCTACCGGCCATGGCGGCGGACGCGATGAAGCAGACGCGGCTTCTCGTCAACAATCCGCGACCGGTCGGAGAACCAGACGCGCTGGCGATCTACAAGGCCGCATGGTGA